A stretch of Solea senegalensis isolate Sse05_10M linkage group LG10, IFAPA_SoseM_1, whole genome shotgun sequence DNA encodes these proteins:
- the cep41 gene encoding centrosomal protein of 41 kDa isoform X1, giving the protein MCVLFKRMSFNRGIGSVKYMEKRTPKNPKYQYVKTKLDTGCSLTNYLDDIRRNYKYRKDEIFKRLGVSTFAQMILQVASVSELNDIEDDIDSHRPEDCLSLASDADSACHSDRSYAEHTGEMCHSARSTLLSVISGVGELSREEKISEPKLPDAPKQTDGPYPDCPYLLLDVRDRDHYDRCHIISAHSFPITMLSRTMDSYTKEVREYRNVAGRIVILYDDDERIASQAATSMCQRGFENLFILSGGLKVLYKKFPEGMTTGPVPTSCLASPASLRARKSSVPQQQQQIQAAEERWRFTSDELSKIQEELEEMLIPSEYLREYSRLSSRMSTISTQSRASSAGSRLSSSTAGRVQSSRPWK; this is encoded by the exons ATGTGCGTTCTGTTTAAAAGAATGTCGTTCAACCGGGGCATAGGCAGTGTAAAG TACATGGAAAAAAGGACACCTAAAAACCCAAAGTATCAGTATGTGAAGACCAAGTTAGACACAG GATGTAGCCTTACAAACTATTTGGATGACATTAGAAGAA ATTACAAGTATCGTAAAGATGAAATATTCAAGCGGTTAGGAGTGTCAACATTTGCACAAATG ATACTTCAGGTGGCATCGGTGTCCGAGCTGAATGACATTGAGGATGACATTGACTCGCACAGGCCTGAAG ACTGTCTGTCGTTGGCGTCTGACGCAGACTCGGCTTGTCACTCCGATCGCTCGTATGCAGAACACACCGGGGAGATGTGCCACTCTGCCAGGTCGACACTGCTGAG TGTTATCAGTGGTGTGGGAGAGCTGAGCCGAGAGGAGAAGATCTCAGAGCCGAAGCTGCCTGACGCACCCAAGCAGACCGACGGACCTTACCCTGACTGTCCCTACCTGCTGCTGGATGTCCGGGACCGCGACCACTACGACCGCTGTCACATCATCAGCG cacacagtttTCCCATTACCATGCTGTCTCGAACCATGGACTCGTACACCAAAGAAGTGCGGGAATAT AGAAACGTAGCAGGGAGGATCGTCATTTTGTACGATGACGATGAGAGAATAGCCAGCCAGGCAGCCACCAGCATGTGTCAACGAGGGTTTGAAAATCTGTTCATATTGTCTGGAG GTCTCAAAGTACTCTATAAGAAATTTCCCGAAGGAATGACAACGGGCCCCGTCCCGACCTCATGCCTGGCCTCACCCGCGTCCTTGAGGGCGAGAAAGAGTTCcgtgcctcagcagcagcagcagatacaagcagcagaggagaggtggaggtttACGTCAGACGAGCTGTCCAAGatccaggaggagctggaggagatgCTCATCCCAAGTGAGTATCTTCGAGAATACA GTCGCTTGTCCAGCCGCATGTCGACCATCAGCACCCAGTCCAGAGCGTCCAGCGCTGGAAGTCGACTGAGTTCCTCTACAGCTGGGAGGGTTCAGAGCAGTAGACCCTGGAAATAA
- the cep41 gene encoding centrosomal protein of 41 kDa isoform X2, producing the protein MCVLFKRMSFNRGIGSVKYMEKRTPKNPKYQYVKTKLDTGCSLTNYLDDIRRNYKYRKDEIFKRLGVSTFAQMILQVASVSELNDIEDDIDSHRPEDCLSLASDADSACHSDRSYAEHTGEMCHSARSTLLSVISGVGELSREEKISEPKLPDAPKQTDGPYPDCPYLLLDVRDRDHYDRCHIISAHSFPITMLSRTMDSYTKEVREYRNVAGRIVILYDDDERIASQAATSMCQRGFENLFILSGGLKVLYKKFPEGMTTGPVPTSCLASPASLRARKSSVPQQQQQIQAAEERWRFTSDELSKIQEELEEMLIPSRLSSRMSTISTQSRASSAGSRLSSSTAGRVQSSRPWK; encoded by the exons ATGTGCGTTCTGTTTAAAAGAATGTCGTTCAACCGGGGCATAGGCAGTGTAAAG TACATGGAAAAAAGGACACCTAAAAACCCAAAGTATCAGTATGTGAAGACCAAGTTAGACACAG GATGTAGCCTTACAAACTATTTGGATGACATTAGAAGAA ATTACAAGTATCGTAAAGATGAAATATTCAAGCGGTTAGGAGTGTCAACATTTGCACAAATG ATACTTCAGGTGGCATCGGTGTCCGAGCTGAATGACATTGAGGATGACATTGACTCGCACAGGCCTGAAG ACTGTCTGTCGTTGGCGTCTGACGCAGACTCGGCTTGTCACTCCGATCGCTCGTATGCAGAACACACCGGGGAGATGTGCCACTCTGCCAGGTCGACACTGCTGAG TGTTATCAGTGGTGTGGGAGAGCTGAGCCGAGAGGAGAAGATCTCAGAGCCGAAGCTGCCTGACGCACCCAAGCAGACCGACGGACCTTACCCTGACTGTCCCTACCTGCTGCTGGATGTCCGGGACCGCGACCACTACGACCGCTGTCACATCATCAGCG cacacagtttTCCCATTACCATGCTGTCTCGAACCATGGACTCGTACACCAAAGAAGTGCGGGAATAT AGAAACGTAGCAGGGAGGATCGTCATTTTGTACGATGACGATGAGAGAATAGCCAGCCAGGCAGCCACCAGCATGTGTCAACGAGGGTTTGAAAATCTGTTCATATTGTCTGGAG GTCTCAAAGTACTCTATAAGAAATTTCCCGAAGGAATGACAACGGGCCCCGTCCCGACCTCATGCCTGGCCTCACCCGCGTCCTTGAGGGCGAGAAAGAGTTCcgtgcctcagcagcagcagcagatacaagcagcagaggagaggtggaggtttACGTCAGACGAGCTGTCCAAGatccaggaggagctggaggagatgCTCATCCCAA GTCGCTTGTCCAGCCGCATGTCGACCATCAGCACCCAGTCCAGAGCGTCCAGCGCTGGAAGTCGACTGAGTTCCTCTACAGCTGGGAGGGTTCAGAGCAGTAGACCCTGGAAATAA
- the cep41 gene encoding centrosomal protein of 41 kDa isoform X3: MILQVASVSELNDIEDDIDSHRPEDCLSLASDADSACHSDRSYAEHTGEMCHSARSTLLSVISGVGELSREEKISEPKLPDAPKQTDGPYPDCPYLLLDVRDRDHYDRCHIISAHSFPITMLSRTMDSYTKEVREYRNVAGRIVILYDDDERIASQAATSMCQRGFENLFILSGGLKVLYKKFPEGMTTGPVPTSCLASPASLRARKSSVPQQQQQIQAAEERWRFTSDELSKIQEELEEMLIPSEYLREYSRLSSRMSTISTQSRASSAGSRLSSSTAGRVQSSRPWK; the protein is encoded by the exons ATG ATACTTCAGGTGGCATCGGTGTCCGAGCTGAATGACATTGAGGATGACATTGACTCGCACAGGCCTGAAG ACTGTCTGTCGTTGGCGTCTGACGCAGACTCGGCTTGTCACTCCGATCGCTCGTATGCAGAACACACCGGGGAGATGTGCCACTCTGCCAGGTCGACACTGCTGAG TGTTATCAGTGGTGTGGGAGAGCTGAGCCGAGAGGAGAAGATCTCAGAGCCGAAGCTGCCTGACGCACCCAAGCAGACCGACGGACCTTACCCTGACTGTCCCTACCTGCTGCTGGATGTCCGGGACCGCGACCACTACGACCGCTGTCACATCATCAGCG cacacagtttTCCCATTACCATGCTGTCTCGAACCATGGACTCGTACACCAAAGAAGTGCGGGAATAT AGAAACGTAGCAGGGAGGATCGTCATTTTGTACGATGACGATGAGAGAATAGCCAGCCAGGCAGCCACCAGCATGTGTCAACGAGGGTTTGAAAATCTGTTCATATTGTCTGGAG GTCTCAAAGTACTCTATAAGAAATTTCCCGAAGGAATGACAACGGGCCCCGTCCCGACCTCATGCCTGGCCTCACCCGCGTCCTTGAGGGCGAGAAAGAGTTCcgtgcctcagcagcagcagcagatacaagcagcagaggagaggtggaggtttACGTCAGACGAGCTGTCCAAGatccaggaggagctggaggagatgCTCATCCCAAGTGAGTATCTTCGAGAATACA GTCGCTTGTCCAGCCGCATGTCGACCATCAGCACCCAGTCCAGAGCGTCCAGCGCTGGAAGTCGACTGAGTTCCTCTACAGCTGGGAGGGTTCAGAGCAGTAGACCCTGGAAATAA